The Apium graveolens cultivar Ventura chromosome 6, ASM990537v1, whole genome shotgun sequence genome contains a region encoding:
- the LOC141665200 gene encoding uncharacterized protein LOC141665200, giving the protein MPLIPFSADTNQNYTSQIIRHSRQLRHTRQLGHTRQLRHPRQLRHSRQLRHTHTPDQSPVQGRRETEILGNPDRGTPLQGRSGRADTSRYNFRPRKAITKELIGKALKGSPRKGYTGRKRKTCARRAASGDTHNQRSEAVVGSDQQFPTDTIEQPLNESDQGRTLEAAVSGNQKQLSDTTKEPLQESVERRKTFDGHGGKALKGYQSKGYTGRERRAFARRVASGDTHNQRSEAVVAVVGDDQQLPTDTSEQPRSESDQGSTSKAAVGGNQKKPPDTTKEPLQESVGRRKKFDGHGGKTLETYPSKGYTGRKRRARARRAASGDTHNQRSEAVVGGEQIPTDTTEQSLNESVQGRTSEDAVGGNQKQQPDTTKEPLQESVERRKTFDSHGGDNEASEAPLVSIKLLCSNNVMLLLHYICHSILHPSIISLPLLGLCGTGKGFGSLQPQCSGPVKET; this is encoded by the exons ATGCCTTTAATACCTTTCTCTGCAGACACGAATCAAAATTAC ACCAGCCAGATCATCAGACACTCTCGCCAGCTTCGACACACACGCCAGCTCGGACACACACGCCAGCTCAGACACCCACGCCAGCTCAGACACTCTCGCCAGCtcagacacacacacacaccagaTCAGAGTCCAGTACAAGGAAGAAGGGAAACAGAAATTCTGGGAAACCCTGATCGTGGAACTCCTTTGCAAGGAAGGTCAGGGAGAGCTGATACTTCTCGGTACAATTTTCGTCCTCGAAAAGCCATAACTAAGGAATtgattggtaaagctttaaaaGGGTCCCCAAGAAAAGGGTACACAGGAAGGAAGAGAAAGACATGTGCAAGACGAGCAGCCAGTGGAGATACACATAACCAAAGGTCAGAGGCAGTTGTAGGTAGTGATCAGCAGTTTCCAACTGATACTATAGAACAACCACTGAATGAATCAGACCAAGGGAGAACGTTAGAGGCTGCTGTAAGTGGTAATCAGAAACAGCTATCTGACACTACAAAAGAGCCATTGCAGGAATCAGTCGAACGGCGTAAGACGTTTGATGGTCATGGCGGTAAAGCTTTAAAAGGGTACCAAAGCAAAGGGTACACAGGAAGGGAGAGAAGGGCATTTGCAAGACGAGTAGCTAGTGGAGATACGCATAACCAAAGGTCAGAGGCAGTTGTAGCAGTTGTAGGTGATGATCAGCAGCTTCCAACTGATACTTCAGAACAGCCACGGAGTGAATCAGACCAAGGGAGCACGTCAAAGGCTGCTGTAGGTGGTAATCAGAAAAAGCCACCTGACACTACAAAAGAGCCATTGCAGGAATCAGTCGGACGGCGTAAGAAGTTTGATGGTCATGGTGGTAAAACTTTAGAAACGTACCCAAGCAAAGGGTACACAGGAAGGAAGAGAAGGGCACGTGCAAGACGAGCAGCCAGTGGAGATACGCATAACCAAAGGTCAGAGGCAGTTGTAGGTGGTGAGCAGATTCCAACTGATACTACAGAACAGTCACTGAATGAATCAGTCCAAGGGAGAACGTCAGAGGATGCTGTAGGTGGTAATCAGAAACAACAACCTGACACTACAAAAGAGCCATTGCAGGAATCAGTCGAACGGCGTAAGACGTTTGATAGTCATGGTGGTGATAACGAGGCTAGTGAAGCCCCCCTTGTAAGTATCAAACTGTTATGCAGTAATAATGTGATGCTTTTGTTGCACTATATCTGTCATTCTATTTTACACCCATCAATAATATCCTTACCCTTGCTAGGACTATGCGGGACTGGAAAGGGATTTGGAAGTTTACAACCACAATGTTCTGGACCAGTTAAGGAAACTTGA